The following proteins come from a genomic window of Melioribacteraceae bacterium 4301-Me:
- a CDS encoding HAD-IB family phosphatase translates to MKIAFCFDLDGTLTREEILPQIAKAVGLYEEIDLLTKITMDGLITFDKSFKLRVKLLSTVPISEVKQIISKITVDKYLQNFVKNNKDCCYIVTGNLDVWIEDFIKEKFGCGYFTSKASYDHDNLSGISHILNKSDAVKTLKKRFDIVISIGDGMNDCSMFEISDKSLAFGGVHEPVSSLIKISDYVCYDSKSLANLLSSFKEHYTNEN, encoded by the coding sequence ATGAAAATAGCCTTTTGTTTTGATTTAGACGGAACACTTACCAGAGAAGAGATTTTACCTCAGATAGCCAAAGCAGTAGGATTATATGAGGAAATTGACTTGCTTACCAAAATTACAATGGATGGCTTAATTACATTCGATAAATCTTTTAAGCTAAGAGTAAAACTCCTTTCCACAGTGCCCATATCAGAAGTAAAACAAATAATAAGCAAGATTACTGTAGATAAATATTTACAAAACTTTGTGAAAAATAATAAAGACTGCTGTTATATTGTTACAGGTAACTTAGATGTTTGGATTGAAGACTTTATAAAAGAAAAGTTTGGCTGTGGGTATTTTACATCAAAAGCATCATATGACCATGATAATTTATCCGGAATATCCCATATATTAAATAAATCAGATGCGGTAAAAACATTAAAGAAAAGATTCGACATTGTAATTTCTATTGGTGATGGAATGAATGATTGTTCAATGTTCGAAATTTCTGATAAATCCTTAGCATTCGGCGGAGTTCACGAGCCTGTTTCCTCGTTAATTAAAATATCTGATTACGTTTGCTATGATTCTAAGTCTCTAGCAAATCTATTATCATCATTTAAAGAACATTACACAAATGAAAATTAA
- a CDS encoding class I SAM-dependent methyltransferase — translation MSKSEDYWKNLSKKIKDPKETKNKRPDTSDLEVEFISKYINPNTELLDLGSGTGLIINKLVDKVKHITAVEKFEGFSKFIIDHPNMLVINADLIGFKIRKLFDVVLCLGVAQCFPKEEMKGIYQNIYSMLRQNGHLVIRTHCGLHEDVIVDGFSQELGTEYFAEYRQVDKEKALLEEIGFLDIQIFDIFPDTTNVWENTRHFMFVCKKP, via the coding sequence ATGAGTAAAAGTGAAGATTATTGGAAAAACCTTTCAAAAAAAATAAAAGACCCAAAAGAGACAAAAAATAAAAGACCCGATACTTCTGACTTAGAGGTCGAGTTTATATCTAAATATATTAATCCGAACACCGAATTATTAGACTTAGGAAGTGGCACAGGTTTAATTATCAATAAGTTAGTCGACAAAGTCAAGCATATTACAGCAGTCGAAAAATTTGAGGGATTTTCTAAATTTATTATAGATCACCCTAATATGCTTGTAATAAATGCTGACCTAATCGGATTTAAAATAAGAAAGCTTTTTGATGTGGTCCTATGCTTAGGCGTTGCACAATGTTTTCCAAAGGAAGAAATGAAAGGCATATACCAAAACATTTATTCTATGCTCAGACAAAACGGCCATTTAGTAATACGTACACACTGTGGTTTGCATGAAGATGTAATAGTAGATGGTTTTTCTCAAGAATTAGGGACTGAATATTTTGCTGAATATAGACAAGTGGATAAAGAAAAAGCTCTTTTGGAAGAAATAGGCTTTTTAGATATTCAAATATTTGACATTTTTCCTGATACAACTAATGTATGGGAAAATACAAGGCATTTTATGTTTGTCTGTAAAAAACCATAA
- a CDS encoding glycosyl transferase family 1 translates to MKKVLIITYYWPPAGGIGVHRCLKFAKYLREFGWEPIICTAENPEYPVLDESNFKDVPAGIIVLKTRIWEPYNLFKFITGKKKEERIHNVFLEEEKHTIAHKVGIWIRGNIFIPDARKFWIKPTAKFLINYLKENHVDVLFTNGPPHTNHMIAYKIKRKLNIPWHADFQDPWTQVDYFPQLMLNPISRKIHEAMEQRVFKYADKITICSETWKKDLESIGAKDVGIIVWGYDEDDFKNIHVELSPKFTLSHYGSLGPDRNARTLWKACSIIAKENKQFANDLEIELAGFIGHAILNEIESFGLKNNLTLFEHLSRKETLLRMHRSQVLLLILNNMPNVNGRLPGKLFEYLASRRPILVIGPEESDASKIVHTVNAGYTCNFNDLEKTIITIKNLYEKYKRGLLLPNKSDISQYSNRSLTKKLSEFLNHIVSK, encoded by the coding sequence ATGAAAAAAGTTTTAATTATAACATACTATTGGCCGCCAGCTGGGGGTATCGGTGTGCATCGTTGTTTAAAGTTTGCGAAGTATCTCAGAGAATTTGGCTGGGAGCCAATTATATGCACAGCGGAAAATCCAGAATACCCTGTATTGGATGAATCAAATTTTAAAGATGTGCCTGCAGGAATTATAGTATTAAAAACTAGAATTTGGGAGCCATATAATTTATTTAAATTTATTACGGGCAAAAAAAAAGAAGAACGAATCCATAATGTTTTTTTAGAAGAAGAAAAACACACTATTGCACATAAAGTTGGAATATGGATACGGGGAAATATATTTATTCCTGATGCGAGAAAGTTTTGGATAAAACCTACAGCTAAATTCCTAATTAATTACTTAAAAGAAAATCATGTAGATGTTTTATTTACAAATGGGCCACCTCATACAAATCATATGATTGCCTATAAAATAAAAAGGAAATTAAATATTCCCTGGCATGCTGATTTTCAAGATCCGTGGACACAAGTAGATTATTTTCCACAACTGATGTTAAATCCAATATCAAGAAAAATCCACGAAGCTATGGAGCAACGGGTTTTTAAATATGCAGATAAAATTACAATTTGCAGCGAAACATGGAAAAAAGATCTTGAGTCAATAGGTGCAAAAGATGTAGGAATTATTGTATGGGGATATGATGAAGATGACTTTAAAAATATTCATGTTGAACTTTCACCCAAATTTACTTTGAGTCATTATGGAAGTTTGGGGCCCGACCGCAATGCAAGAACTCTGTGGAAAGCATGTTCAATTATTGCAAAGGAGAATAAACAATTTGCCAATGACCTTGAGATTGAACTTGCAGGGTTCATTGGTCATGCTATTCTTAATGAGATTGAATCATTTGGATTAAAGAATAATCTTACTTTATTTGAACATCTTTCAAGGAAAGAAACTTTGTTACGCATGCATCGTTCACAAGTATTGCTGCTTATTCTTAATAATATGCCAAACGTTAATGGAAGGTTGCCCGGAAAATTATTTGAATATCTTGCCTCGAGGCGACCCATTCTTGTAATAGGTCCCGAAGAAAGCGATGCTTCAAAAATTGTTCATACTGTTAATGCTGGGTACACATGTAACTTTAATGACCTCGAAAAGACAATTATTACTATAAAAAACTTATATGAAAAATATAAGCGCGGGCTACTTCTTCCAAACAAATCGGATATTTCGCAATATTCAAATAGAAGTTTAACAAAAAAGCTATCTGAATTTCTAAATCATATTGTTTCTAAATAA
- a CDS encoding lipopolysaccharide biosynthesis protein yields the protein MYQKIKSFLKHTAVYSIPGIAYKGIGVITLPLYLNVLSASDFGVYGILEVTIVILVEVFSFGQANSILVLNNSQEYKGKEKSVFFTILAYVFVVNLILYLILFIFFNKLFSVLDPDNIFRPYAHLVIAIIFLRVINNVILNKLRADERSVFYSVINLTKIILTLLLAVLFVGFMHLGVFGIFYAYLAAEIVAFVIPLPDVLKNIELKFDRQILIQSINFGIPLIFGAIGVQLLNVSDRYILNYFTDTKTVGIYDLGYRIAGIVNMFLILPFNLTLLPAAAKMYGQEGDSRYFKKLMTYLCYVVIWSGLAISIFSKEIIRVISSNADFWIAYQIVPIITLSYVFSATRNYASLGMYLTKNTKYIAVTTMLSAFLNIGLNFIFIPKYGMIAAAYSTLVAFGIFHFATKIISDKYYKIEYENGKLITLFTIAIFIYFISSLIETDILILSVIIKLMLIILFPFLLYFFNFYEKIELDTLSNMLKKGKRISLSIIIESLLSRRQR from the coding sequence ATGTATCAGAAAATTAAAAGCTTTCTAAAACACACTGCTGTTTACAGTATACCTGGAATTGCATATAAAGGAATTGGAGTAATTACTCTTCCTCTTTATTTGAATGTTCTTTCTGCTTCCGATTTTGGTGTATATGGAATACTGGAGGTAACTATTGTTATTCTTGTTGAAGTTTTCTCATTTGGGCAGGCTAATTCCATTCTTGTTTTAAACAACTCACAAGAATACAAAGGGAAAGAAAAATCAGTTTTCTTCACTATCCTTGCTTACGTTTTTGTAGTAAACTTAATACTATATTTAATTTTATTTATCTTTTTTAACAAGTTATTTTCTGTTTTAGACCCGGATAATATTTTTCGTCCTTATGCACATCTCGTAATTGCAATTATTTTTTTAAGAGTAATTAACAACGTTATACTAAACAAGTTACGTGCAGATGAAAGATCTGTATTTTACTCTGTAATCAATTTAACCAAAATAATCCTAACCCTTCTGTTAGCAGTTTTATTTGTTGGGTTTATGCACCTTGGTGTATTTGGGATATTCTATGCATACTTAGCTGCAGAAATTGTTGCGTTTGTTATTCCACTACCTGATGTGTTAAAAAATATCGAACTTAAATTTGACAGACAAATTTTAATTCAATCCATAAATTTTGGAATTCCTTTGATATTCGGAGCGATTGGCGTTCAGTTGCTTAATGTAAGCGACCGTTATATTTTAAATTATTTTACAGATACAAAAACTGTGGGTATTTACGACCTTGGTTACCGTATTGCAGGCATTGTTAACATGTTTTTAATTTTGCCATTTAATTTAACATTATTACCTGCTGCTGCAAAAATGTATGGTCAGGAAGGTGATTCCCGTTATTTCAAAAAACTTATGACTTACCTTTGTTATGTTGTAATATGGAGTGGTTTAGCAATCTCAATATTCAGCAAAGAAATAATTAGAGTTATATCTTCAAATGCAGACTTTTGGATTGCATATCAAATTGTGCCAATAATTACTTTATCGTATGTATTTAGTGCAACAAGAAATTACGCATCACTTGGGATGTACTTAACAAAAAACACAAAATATATTGCAGTTACTACCATGCTCTCAGCTTTTTTAAACATAGGTTTGAATTTTATCTTCATACCAAAATATGGAATGATTGCTGCTGCTTACAGCACATTAGTTGCTTTCGGTATTTTTCATTTTGCCACAAAAATTATATCGGATAAATATTATAAAATTGAATACGAGAACGGGAAACTTATAACACTTTTTACGATTGCAATATTTATTTATTTTATTTCGTCATTGATTGAAACTGACATTCTCATTTTATCCGTAATCATTAAACTTATGCTTATCATATTATTCCCGTTTTTATTATACTTTTTTAACTTTTATGAAAAAATTGAATTGGATACCCTTAGCAACATGCTTAAAAAAGGAAAGAGGATAAGTCTAAGTATTATTATAGAAAGTCTACTATCGAGAAGGCAGAGGTGA
- a CDS encoding YfhO family protein, with amino-acid sequence MAKKIKKSEAKKSDSFFANFDIEKIIPSKYQIPLGIAVILIVFLIFFSPIFFGGQTFQSGDIITIKSMSTYIHKDREGFSLWNPYLFCGMPAYAISTELRWWDFIGAIYSYGKYLFSAIFSLEYSASVFNLILIALTSFIFMRSQKASLLLSLLVGFATSFSTGILLFLFIGHVTKMISLAAFPLILMMLLKFNEKIRFLDFLLMVIFLHFLVFGAHVQIIYYVFMSIGIFYLFYFIRSIVKKENQLIKQLIKSVGLFVAATLIAMLLSFDSYAQLWEYSKYSTRGTKSLIEEQQKSTDKGSSDFYEYATNWSFSPEEMMTFIVPSFYGSGRMTYKGELSNNQPVEINTYFGQMPFVDVPMYMGIVIFFLALFAIITKWKNPFIQYLTLISILYIIISFGKNFPVLFNLLFYYFPFFDKFRVPSMILAIVQMVFPILAGYGIMSLIEMRKTKDFSKEKLLKNTALVFGVLFVLSILFQSAISDWYIQHIQAAGEKGQRLQQIFGFLADTFTGDLIIGLALITLTFTIAFVYLRNKLSTDSLVLFLLIFVLFDLLRIGCRGAEYVNKTSFDQIFTEPDYIKAIKEQNDKEPYRILNLKKEGLGNLSQNSNFNVYFLEQDFYGYSAVKPRTYQDFMDIVGPANPTLWRMLNVKYLVFDNKVNIPGFELISSSQQTFVYKNTDVLPRAYFVDSVSSKPMLEILNMVKNNSFDPKRVAFLEDVTLKIDEPDSSAFVKITHYGESRIELQAKASGNNFLFLGDTYYPKGWKAFIDGAETTIYKTNHGFRGIVVPKGEHKIIFIYEPKSFYIGKYLSLILSVLILIVIVGIIFFDNKAKKQASNGQ; translated from the coding sequence ATGGCAAAAAAAATTAAAAAAAGCGAAGCGAAGAAAAGTGATTCGTTCTTTGCCAACTTCGATATTGAAAAAATAATCCCATCTAAATACCAAATTCCATTAGGTATTGCGGTTATCTTAATTGTATTTCTCATTTTCTTTTCTCCAATTTTTTTTGGTGGACAAACATTTCAATCTGGAGACATTATAACAATCAAAAGCATGTCAACATACATCCATAAAGATAGAGAAGGGTTTTCATTGTGGAATCCATATTTATTTTGCGGAATGCCAGCTTATGCAATTTCTACTGAATTGAGATGGTGGGATTTTATTGGCGCAATTTATTCTTACGGCAAATATTTATTCTCAGCAATTTTCTCTCTTGAATATTCCGCCAGTGTATTCAATCTCATTTTAATTGCTTTAACAAGCTTCATATTTATGCGTTCGCAAAAGGCTTCACTGCTTCTTTCATTATTAGTTGGATTTGCAACATCATTCAGCACAGGTATTCTCCTTTTTCTTTTTATTGGTCACGTAACAAAAATGATTAGCCTTGCAGCCTTCCCTTTAATTTTGATGATGCTGTTAAAATTCAATGAAAAAATTCGTTTCTTAGATTTTTTGCTTATGGTCATATTCCTACATTTTCTTGTATTTGGCGCACATGTCCAGATTATTTATTACGTGTTTATGAGTATAGGAATTTTTTATTTGTTCTATTTTATAAGAAGTATTGTTAAAAAAGAAAACCAATTAATAAAACAGCTTATTAAATCTGTTGGACTATTTGTAGCCGCAACTTTAATTGCAATGCTGCTTTCATTTGATAGTTATGCTCAATTGTGGGAATACAGTAAATATTCAACGCGTGGAACTAAAAGTCTAATTGAAGAACAGCAAAAATCAACCGATAAAGGTAGTTCAGATTTTTACGAATATGCAACCAATTGGTCTTTCTCGCCTGAAGAAATGATGACCTTTATAGTGCCATCGTTCTACGGTTCCGGAAGAATGACATACAAAGGCGAACTTTCAAATAATCAGCCCGTTGAAATAAACACTTACTTTGGTCAGATGCCTTTTGTTGATGTTCCAATGTATATGGGAATTGTAATTTTTTTCCTTGCCTTGTTCGCTATAATAACAAAATGGAAGAACCCTTTTATACAGTATCTTACTTTAATAAGTATACTGTACATAATTATTTCGTTTGGAAAAAATTTCCCGGTTCTTTTTAATCTGTTGTTCTACTATTTTCCTTTTTTTGACAAGTTTAGAGTCCCTTCGATGATACTTGCCATTGTACAAATGGTCTTTCCAATACTTGCAGGATACGGCATAATGAGCTTGATTGAAATGAGAAAGACAAAGGACTTTTCTAAAGAAAAACTTTTAAAAAATACTGCTCTCGTTTTTGGGGTGCTTTTTGTTTTATCAATTTTATTTCAGTCTGCTATATCTGACTGGTATATTCAACATATTCAAGCAGCAGGAGAAAAAGGTCAACGGCTTCAACAAATTTTTGGATTTTTAGCCGATACATTTACAGGCGATTTAATAATAGGATTAGCCCTAATAACATTAACATTTACAATTGCTTTTGTTTATTTAAGAAACAAACTAAGTACAGATTCTCTTGTTTTGTTCCTTCTGATTTTTGTTCTTTTCGACCTTTTAAGAATTGGCTGCCGCGGGGCAGAGTACGTTAATAAAACAAGCTTCGACCAAATATTTACGGAACCAGATTACATAAAAGCAATTAAAGAACAGAATGATAAAGAGCCTTATAGGATTTTGAATCTAAAAAAAGAAGGACTTGGTAATTTATCGCAAAATTCTAATTTCAATGTTTATTTTCTTGAGCAGGATTTCTACGGTTATTCCGCAGTTAAACCGCGCACTTATCAGGATTTTATGGATATTGTTGGACCCGCAAATCCTACACTTTGGCGAATGTTAAATGTGAAATATCTTGTGTTCGATAACAAAGTAAATATCCCCGGTTTCGAGCTGATATCTTCTTCTCAGCAAACTTTTGTTTATAAAAATACTGATGTACTGCCCCGCGCCTATTTTGTAGACTCTGTTTCTTCTAAACCTATGTTAGAAATTTTAAATATGGTAAAAAATAATTCGTTTGACCCTAAACGAGTTGCCTTCCTCGAAGATGTTACACTTAAAATAGATGAACCAGATTCTTCTGCTTTTGTAAAAATTACTCATTACGGAGAATCACGAATCGAACTTCAGGCAAAAGCCTCGGGTAACAATTTTCTGTTCTTAGGCGATACTTACTATCCCAAAGGCTGGAAAGCATTTATTGATGGAGCGGAAACTACAATCTATAAAACAAATCACGGCTTTAGAGGGATTGTTGTTCCTAAAGGTGAACATAAAATTATATTTATTTATGAACCAAAAAGTTTTTATATAGGAAAATATTTGTCATTAATCTTAAGCGTTTTAATACTAATTGTAATAGTGGGTATAATCTTTTTCGATAACAAAGCAAAAAAGCAAGCTTCTAATGGGCAATAA
- a CDS encoding glycosyltransferase, with product MTEYLLNLATKKLPIITFALYTKLMKIKIISSAYPLRGGISHFTGLLFKELKKNHDLEVITFKRQYPKLFFPGKSQTEAENEIEKIDTKILVDSINPLNWLMLGNKIKKEKPDLIIFKYWMPFFAPCFGTISRIAKKNKTTKVLVICDNIIPHEKKVGDIALTRYFFSVVDYFILMSETVKRDLIKIKKDAKYKLLFHPIYSNFGELIDKQAAKEKLGIKSEKNILFFGFIRKYKGLDILLKAVALLKDKIDLNLIVAGEFYEDENKYLSLIKQLDIEKKVTLHNDFIPTADVKYYFSAADVVVLPYKDATQSGIVQIANNFNKPVIATKVGGLTEMIEDGKTGFLIEKENPEQLADTIIRFYEENKEFEFTQNIKAEVEKYSWQKFTAEMMEILKN from the coding sequence ATGACAGAATATTTACTAAATTTGGCAACAAAGAAATTGCCAATAATAACTTTTGCTCTTTATACAAAGCTAATGAAAATAAAAATTATATCTTCAGCCTATCCTTTGAGAGGGGGAATATCTCATTTTACGGGATTGCTATTTAAGGAATTAAAAAAAAATCATGACTTAGAAGTAATTACATTTAAACGTCAATACCCTAAATTGTTTTTCCCTGGCAAATCGCAGACAGAGGCCGAAAATGAAATTGAAAAGATAGATACCAAAATATTAGTCGATTCAATTAATCCATTGAACTGGCTTATGCTCGGAAACAAAATTAAAAAAGAAAAACCAGATCTTATTATTTTCAAATACTGGATGCCTTTTTTTGCACCTTGTTTTGGAACAATTTCAAGAATTGCTAAAAAAAACAAAACCACAAAAGTGCTGGTAATTTGCGACAATATTATACCTCACGAAAAAAAAGTTGGCGATATTGCCTTAACAAGATATTTCTTTTCTGTTGTAGACTATTTTATTTTAATGTCAGAAACTGTTAAAAGGGATTTGATAAAGATTAAAAAAGATGCAAAGTATAAGCTTTTATTTCACCCAATTTATTCTAACTTTGGAGAGTTAATAGATAAGCAAGCAGCAAAAGAAAAATTAGGGATAAAATCTGAAAAAAATATTTTATTCTTTGGCTTTATAAGAAAATATAAGGGATTAGATATTCTTTTGAAAGCGGTTGCCTTGCTAAAAGATAAAATTGATTTGAATCTAATAGTGGCTGGTGAATTCTACGAGGATGAAAACAAATATCTTTCTTTAATAAAGCAATTAGATATTGAAAAGAAAGTAACGCTTCATAATGATTTTATCCCGACAGCAGATGTGAAATATTACTTTTCAGCTGCAGACGTTGTTGTTCTTCCCTACAAAGATGCAACTCAAAGTGGTATAGTTCAGATTGCAAATAATTTCAATAAACCAGTAATTGCAACTAAAGTCGGCGGTTTAACAGAAATGATAGAAGACGGCAAAACAGGATTTCTTATTGAAAAGGAAAATCCGGAACAATTAGCTGATACAATAATTAGGTTTTATGAAGAGAATAAGGAGTTCGAGTTTACCCAAAACATAAAAGCTGAGGTTGAAAAATACTCCTGGCAAAAATTTACCGCCGAAATGATGGAGATATTAAAAAATTAA
- a CDS encoding M13 family metallopeptidase — translation MPNKFKLFIPLASFIVLLFLGFIIYQNPSSGLDTNNLDTSVKPQVNFYEYAVGNWLKNNPIPPEYSRWGTFEMLAEKNYEVLKKILESAASNKNAAQGTPEQMIGDFYATGMDTNSIEKMGIEPISPYLLEINALNDKMGMVKLIAKLHQLGTGGFFNFFAGIDSKNSSMNIAQIRQGGVNLPDVEYYTKDDDHSKEIREKYLTHIENMFKLIGINEARAKEYANIVMKLETRLAKASNTRLQNRDPEKTYNKMDVRDLKYLADGFDWDLYFDVLGVKNIGNVIVGQPKYLEELSKMIKEVPLNEWKIYLKWNVIHDAAPYLSKPFEDENFEFYGKFLNGQKEQQPRWKRVLFAANRAMGMLLGKLYVSEVFPPEAKARAKAIVDNLLKAMGERIKNVDWMSQTTKDAALKKLSTFGVKIGYPDRWKDYSGLIIKRDSYFNNIMRSNEWASQDNLKKINQPVDRTEWGMTPQTVNAYYSPQRNEIVFPAAILQPPFFDPNADDAVNYGAMGAVIGHEITHGFDDQGRQFDADGNLRDWWTKEDNDKFKARAQKLIDEYNSFAAIDTFHINGALTLGENIADLGGLTVSFTAFKNTEQYKKGEKIDGFTPAQRFFLSWAQVWRNNIRDNALKLRLKTDVHSPGYFRVNGPLMNIPEFFEAFDVKPGDPMRNPDDKIVKIW, via the coding sequence ATGCCAAACAAATTTAAACTTTTCATCCCCCTGGCTTCTTTTATTGTTCTTTTGTTTTTAGGTTTTATAATCTACCAAAACCCAAGTTCAGGCTTAGATACAAATAATCTTGACACATCAGTAAAACCTCAAGTCAATTTTTATGAATATGCAGTAGGCAATTGGTTAAAAAATAATCCCATCCCGCCTGAATACAGTCGTTGGGGCACTTTTGAAATGTTAGCAGAAAAAAACTATGAGGTACTAAAAAAAATACTTGAAAGTGCCGCTTCAAATAAAAATGCTGCACAAGGAACACCTGAACAAATGATAGGCGATTTCTATGCAACTGGAATGGATACTAATTCAATTGAAAAAATGGGAATTGAGCCTATCAGTCCCTACCTCCTTGAAATTAATGCATTGAATGATAAAATGGGCATGGTCAAATTAATTGCAAAACTTCATCAATTGGGCACGGGAGGATTTTTCAATTTCTTCGCAGGTATTGATTCTAAAAACAGTTCTATGAACATTGCGCAAATTAGACAAGGCGGAGTTAATCTGCCCGATGTGGAATATTACACAAAGGATGATGACCACTCAAAGGAAATAAGAGAAAAATACTTAACACACATTGAAAATATGTTCAAACTAATTGGCATTAATGAAGCTCGAGCTAAAGAATATGCAAATATCGTTATGAAATTAGAAACACGACTTGCAAAAGCTTCTAATACGCGTTTACAAAACAGAGATCCAGAAAAAACTTACAATAAAATGGATGTAAGAGATTTAAAATATCTTGCCGATGGTTTCGATTGGGACCTTTATTTTGATGTGCTTGGTGTAAAAAACATTGGAAATGTTATTGTTGGTCAGCCTAAATACCTCGAAGAGTTGAGCAAAATGATAAAAGAAGTTCCGCTTAACGAATGGAAAATTTACCTCAAATGGAATGTTATTCACGATGCAGCTCCTTATTTAAGCAAGCCGTTTGAAGATGAAAACTTCGAATTTTACGGCAAATTTTTGAACGGACAAAAAGAACAACAGCCAAGATGGAAAAGAGTATTATTCGCAGCTAACCGTGCTATGGGAATGCTTTTAGGAAAGCTTTACGTTAGTGAAGTTTTTCCACCTGAAGCTAAAGCAAGAGCAAAAGCTATAGTTGATAATCTTCTCAAGGCAATGGGTGAAAGAATCAAAAACGTTGATTGGATGAGCCAAACCACAAAAGATGCTGCATTGAAAAAATTAAGTACCTTTGGCGTTAAAATTGGTTATCCAGATAGATGGAAAGATTATTCGGGACTAATCATAAAACGCGATTCTTATTTTAACAACATAATGCGCTCTAACGAATGGGCAAGTCAAGATAACCTGAAAAAAATTAATCAACCCGTCGACAGAACTGAATGGGGAATGACCCCTCAAACTGTAAATGCATATTACAGTCCACAAAGAAATGAGATTGTCTTCCCAGCAGCAATTCTTCAACCGCCATTTTTCGACCCAAATGCCGACGATGCAGTTAATTATGGTGCAATGGGTGCTGTTATAGGTCACGAAATAACTCACGGGTTTGACGACCAAGGAAGACAATTTGATGCAGACGGAAATTTAAGAGATTGGTGGACCAAAGAAGATAACGACAAATTCAAAGCACGCGCGCAAAAACTAATAGATGAATACAACAGCTTTGCAGCAATAGACACATTCCATATTAACGGTGCTTTAACACTTGGCGAAAATATTGCTGATCTCGGCGGTCTTACAGTTTCATTCACTGCATTTAAGAACACTGAACAATATAAAAAAGGTGAAAAAATCGACGGCTTTACTCCGGCTCAAAGATTTTTCCTATCTTGGGCACAAGTATGGAGAAACAACATAAGAGATAATGCACTTAAACTTAGACTTAAAACCGATGTCCATTCACCTGGTTACTTTAGAGTAAATGGACCTCTTATGAACATTCCAGAATTTTTTGAAGCTTTTGATGTTAAACCAGGCGACCCTATGAGAAATCCCGACGACAAAATTGTCAAGATTTGGTAG
- a CDS encoding DMT family protein produces MIKFITGLPVIVRTSLLLILSNMFMTFAWYGHLRNLADKKWYVAAVISWSIALFEYMLQVPANRIGYSELSLSQLKILQEVITLSVFIPFAAIYMRQPLKLDYLWAALCLVGAVYFIFRSA; encoded by the coding sequence ATGATTAAGTTTATTACAGGCTTGCCTGTTATTGTTAGAACATCGTTATTACTCATATTATCAAACATGTTCATGACTTTTGCATGGTACGGCCATTTAAGAAATTTAGCAGATAAAAAATGGTATGTTGCAGCAGTTATCAGCTGGTCAATTGCTCTTTTTGAATATATGTTACAAGTACCCGCCAACAGAATAGGCTATTCTGAACTATCGTTATCGCAGCTAAAAATTTTACAGGAAGTTATTACACTTTCTGTTTTTATACCTTTTGCTGCAATTTACATGCGTCAACCTTTAAAACTTGACTATCTATGGGCAGCACTTTGTTTGGTAGGCGCTGTCTATTTTATTTTTAGGTCAGCTTAA